The following nucleotide sequence is from Melioribacteraceae bacterium.
GAATATATTATTATAGCAGCTGTTGCATTATTTGTAGCGGGACTAACATTCTTCTCCGGATTTGGTCTTGGTACTTTATTAATGCCTGCTTTTGCACTTTTCTTTCCAATTGAAATTGCTGTCGCTGCTACGGCAATTGTTCACTTTGTTAATAATATTTATAAATTTATTCTCATCGGTAGAGAAGGGAATTTAAAAATAGTTATAGCTTTTGGTATTCCCGCCGTTATTGCTGCGGCTGGAGGCGCATATCTTTTAGATTATGTTAGTCAATTTGAGAATGCATATTCTTATTCATTATTCCAAAATGAAATGAGTGTAACACCTGTCAAATTTATGATTGCACTACTTATGATAGTTTTCGCAATTGTAGAATTAATTCCAAATTTTAAAAACTTTAAAATCTCTCATAAGTGGATTCCTTTTGGTGGACTATTATCCGGATTTTTTGGCGGTCTCTCCGGACATCAAGGAGCTCTAAGAACTGCATTTTTAATTAGAGCCGGATTGGAGAAAAAGGAATTTATAGGAACACTTGTAGGTTGTTCATTATTAATAGACGTAACTAGAATTACGATTTACGGAATTACATTTTTCAAAACAGATTTTAATATTTTAGATCAGTCCGGTTTGTTGGGTTTGTTAATTGTGGGTTCGGCTGCTGCATTTATCGGTACAACTTTTGGAAAATATTTATTAGAGAAAGTAACGTTTAAATCAATACAATATACAGTTGCGTCAATGCTTTTTCTTTTAGCAATAGGTTTAGGAATGGGAGTAATTTAAGATGAACATAACATCAATGGATCAATTTTCTAAAATCATTTCAGAAAATGCAGCAGTTGCGGCATACTTCAGTACAGAACATTGTAATGTTTGCAAAGTACTGAAACCAAAATTAAAGGAATTTATAAGTGAAGAATTTCCTAAAATTGTTTTTATATATATCGATATTGAGAATGAAAAAGAACTAGCCGCAACTTAT
It contains:
- a CDS encoding sulfite exporter TauE/SafE family protein — protein: MEYIIIAAVALFVAGLTFFSGFGLGTLLMPAFALFFPIEIAVAATAIVHFVNNIYKFILIGREGNLKIVIAFGIPAVIAAAGGAYLLDYVSQFENAYSYSLFQNEMSVTPVKFMIALLMIVFAIVELIPNFKNFKISHKWIPFGGLLSGFFGGLSGHQGALRTAFLIRAGLEKKEFIGTLVGCSLLIDVTRITIYGITFFKTDFNILDQSGLLGLLIVGSAAAFIGTTFGKYLLEKVTFKSIQYTVASMLFLLAIGLGMGVI
- a CDS encoding thioredoxin family protein gives rise to the protein MNITSMDQFSKIISENAAVAAYFSTEHCNVCKVLKPKLKEFISEEFPKIVFIYIDIENEKELAATYSIFAVPTIIFFFDGKEAIRKSRNFGFSELELAIERPYKMLFS